Proteins found in one Vallitalea guaymasensis genomic segment:
- a CDS encoding methyl-accepting chemotaxis protein — MRTRKKFTGIRGKLFTVFLGIALIPLIVGTIIYILRFETNEYENFRDTTTHTINQVDNYLNSNIETLKGNAKQMATHSLVTQIDNTIFSTADKKGDKKIKIPTPEIGSLSNSLLEVMKNVGESYPNIYLIGIGVEENGGYLKWPVKEGSTRSPGYNPRERGWYQQAWNNPNEVILTDPYQSTGTGKLFMSAASVIKDETGNNKGVVAVALSLENLTNTIKDINIGKTGFVILVDGNGKILAHPKNEDLMFKDIKDVFPEELLNENDINETENIHVNMDGKDYVVNAYNSDRLGWKLIGVIEETEIQKDINTMKNTAFIMVLVIIIVAFILAIIIAKYFTAPLDGAINHINLLAEGDFSKQMPQKYINRKDEFGYLAKMLVNMQKDIRNLIGQILDSVEQVTLSSNQFSVTTKETAQALEQVTNAMENLADGTEKQMTVVSHSTDTIEQILQGIQQVTENVNDVANGSNEATKAANHGEKAMDAVVVQMNTIEETTVNSSEAIIRLNAHSAEISQIVDIIVNISEQTNLLALNAAIEAARAGEQGKGFAVVADEVRVLAEQSQSAAKKISELILEIKNGTDQAVIAMNEGTNQVKLGKETVVRAGKSYEDIINLIKHVSCQIQEVSSTMQQMSDSSIEIVSSVKDIENISREIAGETQTVSAATEEQMASIQEIQASSETLAKMAIDMKNTAENFSI, encoded by the coding sequence ATGAGAACAAGAAAAAAATTTACAGGGATACGAGGAAAATTATTTACAGTTTTTTTAGGTATAGCTTTAATACCTTTGATAGTAGGAACAATTATTTATATTTTGAGATTTGAAACAAATGAATACGAAAATTTTAGAGATACAACTACTCATACGATTAACCAAGTTGATAATTACTTAAATAGTAACATTGAAACGCTAAAAGGAAATGCAAAACAAATGGCTACTCATTCTTTAGTAACTCAAATAGATAACACAATATTTTCGACTGCTGATAAAAAAGGTGATAAAAAGATTAAAATACCAACGCCAGAAATAGGTAGTCTGTCTAATAGCCTTTTGGAAGTAATGAAAAATGTGGGAGAAAGTTATCCTAATATTTATTTAATTGGAATAGGTGTAGAAGAAAATGGAGGTTATCTAAAGTGGCCTGTTAAAGAAGGTAGTACTAGATCTCCAGGTTATAATCCAAGAGAAAGAGGCTGGTATCAACAGGCTTGGAACAATCCCAACGAAGTAATTCTAACGGATCCTTACCAATCAACTGGAACAGGTAAGTTATTTATGAGTGCCGCTTCTGTGATTAAAGATGAAACAGGAAATAATAAAGGTGTTGTTGCGGTGGCTCTAAGTTTGGAAAATCTTACAAATACTATAAAAGATATTAATATAGGTAAAACAGGATTTGTTATTCTGGTAGATGGAAATGGTAAAATATTAGCTCACCCCAAAAACGAAGATTTAATGTTTAAAGATATTAAAGATGTATTTCCAGAAGAGTTGTTAAATGAAAATGATATCAATGAAACCGAAAATATTCATGTCAATATGGATGGTAAAGATTATGTGGTCAATGCATATAACTCCGATAGACTTGGATGGAAATTAATCGGTGTAATAGAGGAAACAGAAATCCAAAAAGATATAAATACCATGAAAAATACAGCTTTTATAATGGTACTTGTTATAATAATTGTTGCTTTTATATTAGCAATTATTATTGCTAAATATTTTACTGCTCCACTGGACGGAGCTATAAACCATATTAATTTGTTAGCAGAAGGGGATTTTTCTAAACAAATGCCTCAAAAATACATAAACCGTAAAGATGAATTTGGATATTTAGCTAAGATGTTAGTCAATATGCAAAAAGATATTAGGAATCTTATCGGGCAGATATTAGATTCTGTAGAGCAAGTAACCTTATCTTCAAATCAATTCTCGGTTACTACTAAAGAAACAGCACAGGCTTTAGAACAAGTAACTAATGCTATGGAAAATCTAGCCGATGGAACAGAAAAACAGATGACCGTTGTAAGTCATAGTACAGATACAATAGAACAGATATTACAAGGTATCCAACAAGTAACAGAGAATGTTAATGATGTAGCAAATGGGTCTAATGAAGCAACAAAAGCAGCTAATCATGGAGAAAAAGCTATGGATGCTGTAGTTGTTCAGATGAATACAATCGAAGAAACTACTGTAAATTCTTCTGAGGCAATAATCCGCTTAAACGCTCATTCAGCAGAAATAAGTCAAATAGTGGATATAATCGTCAATATTTCAGAACAAACCAATTTACTTGCTCTTAATGCGGCAATAGAAGCAGCTAGGGCAGGAGAGCAAGGAAAAGGGTTTGCAGTCGTTGCAGATGAAGTAAGAGTATTAGCTGAACAGTCCCAATCAGCTGCTAAAAAAATATCCGAATTAATACTAGAAATTAAAAATGGTACTGATCAAGCAGTAATAGCTATGAATGAAGGTACTAATCAGGTTAAATTAGGTAAAGAAACTGTTGTTCGTGCAGGAAAATCATATGAAGATATAATTAATCTAATTAAGCATGTTTCCTGTCAGATTCAGGAAGTATCCAGTACTATGCAACAAATGTCAGATAGTAGTATTGAAATAGTGTCTTCCGTTAAAGATATTGAAAATATTAGTAGAGAAATAGCAGGTGAAACACAAACTGTATCAGCCGCAACCGAAGAGCAAATGGCTTCAATACAAGAAATTCAAGCTTCTAGTGAAACTCTTGCAAAGATGGCTATTGATATGAAAAATACAGCTGAGAACTTTTCAATCTAA
- a CDS encoding carbohydrate-binding protein, with protein MLKNKSFNKTIIILMVFVTTYVLGITPISMEQVYAAGIQATFYVSPDGDDTNPGTESQPFATITKARDVIRTINDNMTGDIIVYLRDGEYYIEDTITFNESDSGTNGYKIHYKNYNSEEPEIIGGQKITGWTLHEGNIYKAYVGNDWQSYNMIENGVTCTVARTPNTGYFKVDSKVIEGISFKYKAEDITDTFDYSDASVMIWVGQAHWDWFTSLLSIDNVDFTNKTIKVNPSTNTFRTMDTGARYYLNGSLDFLDTPGEFYYDQSEGYVYYWSGNDSIDQQEIIAATVKNVIELKGSSTDNHVMNLHFEGLKMALSNYSNEHWSYQDPGTIGIGDNNEYEHGRYGLFYMENASHNAIRFCKIFNAGFSAIILNHAADNNTIYGNWIQDAGYNGIYLTGWGPNRGGFANITEAYVNHNNIISNNYIYNCGLNVGHGSGVQLYMSGDNEISYNEISTMPRYGISLKGQRWGTQPSTYYGETVNFDNHYDFNLCKDNVIKYNDMYDLCNDSGDCGAVEGWGTGKGNYVFNNRLHDYYNDVSSYAFFGFMNDDDSDYYTLENNLVYNWAGTRAFQNNGNSNLTYINNHHSTNEQDAMTKASQNGIDWNNVGLKGDFPFDTSLVATVLLPTKYEAEKAVLSSGASINTNHTGYSGTGFIDGYGSTGAATTFSVNTSKAGHYEVVLRYSGEVSERTLGVYVNGTKALDTNLPPTSDWDSWASKKEVLTLEEGLNTITYQNDAGNNGVANLDYIMVTPCTVEPITIEAEDYDSMNGVSLHPGDQVVGWCDDGDWLCYNNVNLGNGYNELVVKVAVDPAYAGKRAEIRLDSVTGTLIGTLTVGDTGSWDTFHEQTISLTGGSGVHDIYVVFKDGSGVGNFDWFRFDY; from the coding sequence ATGTTAAAGAACAAGTCTTTCAATAAGACAATTATTATTTTGATGGTTTTTGTAACAACGTATGTGTTGGGGATAACCCCTATTAGCATGGAACAAGTATACGCTGCAGGTATACAAGCAACTTTTTATGTATCACCTGATGGGGATGATACTAATCCTGGTACAGAATCACAGCCTTTTGCAACTATTACTAAGGCACGAGATGTCATTCGTACCATCAATGATAACATGACTGGGGATATTATCGTTTATCTAAGGGATGGGGAATACTATATAGAAGATACTATAACTTTTAATGAATCAGATAGTGGCACTAATGGGTATAAGATTCATTATAAGAATTATAATAGTGAAGAACCTGAAATTATAGGTGGACAAAAAATTACAGGATGGACATTACATGAGGGTAACATTTATAAGGCTTATGTAGGGAACGATTGGCAATCTTATAATATGATAGAAAACGGTGTTACATGTACAGTAGCAAGGACACCTAATACAGGGTATTTTAAAGTGGATTCAAAGGTAATTGAAGGTATATCCTTTAAGTATAAGGCAGAAGATATAACTGATACTTTTGATTACAGTGATGCATCTGTGATGATATGGGTGGGACAAGCTCATTGGGATTGGTTCACTTCCTTGTTGAGTATTGATAATGTAGATTTTACAAATAAAACTATCAAGGTTAATCCTAGTACTAATACCTTTAGAACAATGGATACAGGTGCAAGATATTATCTAAATGGTTCCTTAGATTTTTTAGATACTCCTGGAGAGTTTTATTATGACCAGTCAGAGGGGTATGTATATTATTGGTCTGGTAATGATTCTATAGACCAACAGGAAATCATTGCTGCCACTGTAAAAAATGTTATAGAGCTAAAAGGTAGTTCTACTGATAATCACGTTATGAATCTACATTTTGAAGGACTTAAAATGGCATTAAGCAATTACAGTAATGAGCATTGGAGTTATCAAGACCCAGGGACTATAGGCATTGGTGATAACAATGAGTATGAACATGGTCGTTACGGATTATTCTATATGGAGAATGCAAGTCATAATGCCATTAGATTCTGTAAGATATTCAATGCAGGATTCAGTGCTATAATTTTGAATCATGCAGCCGATAATAATACAATCTATGGAAATTGGATACAGGATGCTGGCTATAACGGTATTTATCTAACTGGATGGGGACCTAATAGGGGCGGTTTTGCTAATATAACTGAAGCTTATGTGAATCATAATAATATTATTTCTAACAACTATATTTATAATTGTGGTTTGAATGTAGGTCATGGATCAGGTGTCCAATTATATATGAGTGGAGATAATGAAATTTCATATAATGAAATTAGTACAATGCCAAGGTATGGTATATCATTAAAAGGGCAAAGATGGGGCACACAGCCATCAACATACTATGGTGAAACAGTTAATTTTGATAATCACTATGATTTTAATCTATGTAAAGATAATGTAATCAAATATAATGATATGTATGATTTATGCAATGATAGTGGTGATTGCGGAGCAGTTGAAGGATGGGGAACAGGAAAAGGCAATTATGTTTTCAATAACAGATTACATGACTATTATAATGATGTAAGTTCCTATGCTTTTTTCGGATTTATGAATGATGATGATTCTGATTATTATACATTAGAAAATAATCTAGTATATAATTGGGCAGGAACAAGAGCATTCCAGAATAATGGAAATTCAAATCTCACATATATTAATAATCATCATAGTACTAATGAACAGGATGCAATGACAAAAGCATCTCAAAACGGTATTGATTGGAATAATGTGGGGCTAAAAGGTGATTTTCCTTTTGATACTTCATTGGTAGCTACAGTATTGTTGCCAACCAAATATGAAGCAGAAAAAGCAGTATTGTCAAGTGGTGCAAGTATCAATACTAATCACACTGGATATTCTGGAACAGGCTTCATAGATGGATATGGAAGTACTGGCGCAGCAACAACATTTTCAGTCAATACATCAAAAGCAGGACATTATGAGGTTGTTTTAAGATATTCAGGAGAAGTTTCTGAAAGGACATTAGGTGTCTATGTTAATGGAACGAAAGCTTTGGATACCAATCTTCCTCCTACTTCTGATTGGGACTCATGGGCAAGTAAAAAAGAAGTTTTAACCTTAGAAGAAGGGCTTAATACTATTACTTATCAGAATGATGCTGGAAATAATGGAGTAGCTAACTTGGATTATATTATGGTAACGCCATGTACGGTTGAACCAATAACTATTGAAGCAGAAGACTATGATTCAATGAATGGAGTCAGTCTTCATCCAGGAGATCAAGTCGTGGGTTGGTGCGATGATGGAGATTGGTTATGTTATAATAATGTAAATCTAGGGAATGGATATAATGAACTTGTTGTCAAAGTAGCAGTTGACCCAGCTTATGCAGGTAAAAGAGCTGAAATAAGACTTGATAGTGTGACAGGTACATTGATTGGGACACTTACCGTTGGCGATACAGGGAGTTGGGATACATTCCACGAACAAACTATATCATTGACAGGTGGTAGTGGTGTACATGATATTTATGTTGTATTTAAAGATGGTAGTGGAGTAGGTAATTTTGATTGGTTCAGATTTGATTACTAA
- a CDS encoding glycosyltransferase family protein: MKDEHVMKMTRQDGSRKYAFVTFLMMNDHFLPGILMQGNQLRKGNYGADLVCLVTENISQEAKDIIGEIYDYVVDVEEVFIHHRRRQKRQDRPYLFTRFQALRLGIDGDLGFDYEKVVVLDADVLPRKNYNQLFALDTPAGTVNERKGYTMEYSNDGKYIIPPNVKTTKKWIWHRTYDSMCPHGENVPVDICHRVIDDPSNMGINSSLWVLTPSMDDYHEIMEDVNRPEIKKLIGDIFNWPEMQYATIHWAGRWKNIDLIFNGFGGYPSIDILYGLHYAGFKPWNFKDKKKIYRLGKKKDFLYWYKTYIEMVTKDYPSFLEYKKLKNLLDCINDFLRSEGLDLANTKGG; encoded by the coding sequence TTGAAAGATGAACATGTAATGAAAATGACAAGGCAAGATGGTAGTAGAAAATATGCTTTTGTCACATTTCTAATGATGAATGACCATTTTCTGCCTGGTATATTAATGCAGGGTAATCAATTGCGAAAAGGTAACTATGGTGCGGATTTGGTATGCCTGGTTACAGAGAATATATCACAAGAGGCAAAAGATATAATAGGAGAGATCTATGATTATGTAGTTGATGTAGAAGAAGTCTTCATACATCATAGAAGGCGTCAAAAACGTCAAGATAGACCTTATTTATTCACAAGATTTCAAGCATTAAGATTAGGTATAGATGGAGATTTGGGGTTTGATTATGAAAAGGTAGTTGTTCTAGATGCTGATGTACTGCCTAGAAAGAATTATAATCAGCTGTTTGCATTGGATACACCAGCAGGAACTGTGAATGAGAGGAAAGGCTATACTATGGAGTATAGCAATGACGGAAAGTATATAATTCCACCAAATGTGAAAACAACAAAAAAGTGGATCTGGCATAGAACCTATGATTCCATGTGCCCTCATGGAGAAAATGTACCTGTGGATATTTGCCATCGTGTCATAGATGATCCGAGTAACATGGGAATAAATAGTTCCTTATGGGTATTGACTCCGTCTATGGATGATTATCATGAGATAATGGAAGATGTTAATAGACCAGAGATAAAAAAGCTCATAGGAGATATTTTCAATTGGCCTGAAATGCAGTATGCAACTATACATTGGGCAGGCAGATGGAAAAATATTGACCTTATCTTCAATGGATTCGGGGGATATCCATCAATTGATATATTGTATGGACTTCATTATGCAGGGTTCAAACCATGGAATTTTAAGGATAAAAAGAAGATTTACCGTTTAGGGAAAAAGAAGGATTTTCTCTATTGGTATAAAACATATATTGAGATGGTGACAAAAGATTATCCTAGTTTTCTGGAATATAAGAAGTTAAAGAATCTATTAGATTGTATCAATGACTTTCTTAGAAGTGAAGGATTGGATTTAGCTAATACCAAGGGTGGATAA
- a CDS encoding carbohydrate-binding protein, with translation MFNKRYNKRKFIVMWVIIFICIICTSPITEEKAYADSQTIYYVSTDGDDSNAGTISHPFATLDRARDAIRELKHTSGIPAGGVTVYIREGEYILTDTFTLTPDDSGEVDAPIIYRSYPGEEPIISGGINVGEWTRVTENIGGITPEANGNLWVADIPQGERVHYFYINGIMQQVARQYNHDVWRSWYKFRNNSGEIGTIGPNGQWLKYRDEVSLENLPSNGDMEMLLINVVFWNSISVIKDVDPITKTVWRHSKNPNNFAKDTFDNYEGGGYSNLINALPFLDRPGEWCVNSTQGKIYYWPYDENMDNKNAVIPVLNELIRLEGDGEANNWQDQVHDIEFRGLTLMYSDRLHEDEWSAGSIKRNSEDPGGAVYLQGVRDCVIEGNKLLNIGAYGIAMTQYNQNNRILRNELGFLGCGGIELYGYGPGNVDVNKNNIIERNYIHHIGLAPYSHSAAITIYGSNNNTIKYNYIRNVPYAGISIVGVPNNEINDRNDNTKTIGGYDTYWDNTDFYQLRDSELPDDLTEHSVKAYLHSENNVVEKNIVRDYMMKLNDGGALYSWHCGDGTKWKGNILYRINPLSGLYMYNIYLDSSSNYCTLSNNITWCNNTHLDKGISNTWINNPISYPNKPQGYDELLNVITNEVNSLGGWPESLAENGLYTIEAENSVLKDTSVNTSGSIKYVEGCDNDDWIMRKVDFGTGMEGFEANVCVEQQNEEAYIEIRLDSPNGNLIGTLNLTSTGEAFNIQSCAISNISGIHDIYMVFKGANDICKLDWFRLIKNYTYELPEIIQAEDFSNMNGVEIQPEGTTVGWCDDGDWLCYNRVNFGNGYNGFTARVGVDNEYAGRVAKIRLDSPTGRLIGTLNLQGTGGWEVFEEQSTIVSGVRGLHDVYIVFEGGIGAGNFDWFEFSNPISSTLPVDLELLDIGIPLITGSASYDNQELSVTGAGSDIWGSSDQFAYVNKLVKGNSEIIARVTSLVDTDEWAKAGLMFRESGDSDSNFVDLIVTPSNGLELQWRTNKGGNCNNINLGSYTFPVYLKLIKSGNTFSAYKSVDGINWSSSLGSCSVDMNSTVKAGICVSSHNPYQGTTAKVDNIDITSQEIPTLLDIQAEGYNSMNGVELSNEGTSVGWCDTGDWLCYENIDLGGGFSAFTTRAAVDNSYAGRKVEIRLDGITGTIIGTLTMKATGGWDMFQEQSTDISDGSGIHDVYIVFKDGDGAGNFDWFRFQ, from the coding sequence CAGGCACAATATCTCATCCTTTTGCAACATTAGATAGAGCTAGGGATGCTATAAGAGAATTAAAGCACACCAGTGGTATCCCAGCAGGTGGAGTAACAGTATATATTAGAGAAGGAGAGTATATTCTAACAGATACATTCACTTTGACACCTGATGATTCAGGAGAAGTAGATGCTCCAATAATATATAGATCATATCCAGGAGAAGAGCCCATAATCAGCGGGGGAATAAATGTAGGAGAATGGACGAGAGTCACTGAAAATATTGGGGGAATTACACCTGAGGCAAATGGAAATCTATGGGTAGCAGATATACCTCAAGGTGAGAGAGTCCATTATTTTTATATTAATGGAATAATGCAGCAGGTGGCAAGACAATATAATCATGATGTGTGGAGAAGCTGGTACAAGTTTCGTAATAATAGTGGAGAAATAGGAACTATAGGTCCAAATGGTCAGTGGTTGAAGTATAGGGATGAAGTTAGTCTAGAGAATCTACCTAGTAATGGGGATATGGAAATGCTATTGATTAATGTTGTATTTTGGAACAGCATATCTGTCATAAAAGATGTAGACCCAATTACAAAAACAGTATGGAGACATAGTAAGAATCCTAACAATTTTGCTAAGGACACATTTGATAATTATGAAGGTGGAGGTTATTCAAACTTGATAAATGCTCTTCCTTTTCTTGATAGACCAGGTGAATGGTGTGTAAATAGCACACAAGGAAAGATTTATTATTGGCCTTATGATGAAAACATGGATAATAAAAATGCAGTAATACCTGTTTTGAATGAATTAATCCGTTTGGAGGGTGATGGAGAAGCCAACAACTGGCAAGATCAGGTACATGATATAGAGTTTAGAGGGCTTACTTTAATGTATTCAGATAGGTTACATGAAGATGAATGGTCAGCTGGTTCTATAAAACGTAACAGTGAAGATCCTGGAGGTGCTGTTTATCTACAAGGAGTAAGAGATTGTGTTATAGAAGGTAATAAGTTACTCAATATAGGTGCTTACGGAATCGCTATGACCCAATATAACCAGAACAATAGGATTCTACGCAATGAACTGGGATTCTTGGGATGTGGAGGTATAGAACTATACGGATATGGACCAGGTAATGTAGACGTTAATAAGAATAATATCATAGAAAGAAATTATATCCACCATATTGGACTTGCACCATATTCACATTCTGCTGCAATAACTATCTATGGAAGTAATAACAATACGATCAAGTACAACTATATCAGAAATGTTCCATATGCAGGGATATCTATAGTAGGGGTACCAAATAATGAAATAAATGATAGGAATGATAATACAAAGACTATAGGTGGTTACGATACATATTGGGATAATACGGATTTCTATCAGCTAAGAGATTCAGAGTTGCCTGATGATCTTACAGAACATAGTGTCAAAGCTTATTTACATTCAGAAAATAATGTTGTGGAAAAAAATATTGTTAGAGATTATATGATGAAACTTAATGATGGTGGAGCTCTATATTCATGGCATTGTGGGGATGGAACAAAGTGGAAAGGAAATATACTATATAGAATCAATCCTTTATCCGGGTTATATATGTACAATATCTATTTAGACAGTAGCTCCAATTATTGTACTTTAAGTAACAATATCACTTGGTGCAATAATACTCATTTGGATAAAGGAATAAGTAACACATGGATAAACAATCCTATTAGTTATCCCAATAAACCCCAAGGATATGATGAACTTCTTAATGTAATTACCAATGAAGTAAATTCTCTTGGAGGATGGCCAGAATCCCTTGCAGAAAATGGATTATATACTATAGAAGCAGAAAATAGTGTTTTGAAGGATACATCAGTCAATACATCTGGTTCTATTAAATATGTAGAAGGCTGTGATAATGATGATTGGATTATGCGTAAAGTAGATTTTGGGACAGGTATGGAAGGCTTTGAAGCAAATGTCTGTGTTGAACAGCAAAATGAAGAGGCATATATTGAAATAAGACTGGATAGTCCTAATGGTAATCTTATAGGTACTTTAAATCTAACTTCAACAGGCGAAGCATTTAATATTCAGTCTTGTGCTATTTCCAATATAAGTGGAATTCATGATATATATATGGTATTCAAGGGCGCAAATGATATATGTAAGCTAGACTGGTTTAGATTAATTAAGAATTATACATATGAACTTCCTGAGATTATTCAAGCGGAAGACTTCAGCAATATGAATGGGGTAGAGATACAACCTGAAGGCACAACGGTAGGATGGTGCGATGATGGGGACTGGCTTTGCTACAATAGAGTAAATTTCGGTAATGGATATAATGGTTTTACTGCAAGGGTTGGAGTAGATAACGAATATGCAGGAAGAGTGGCTAAAATAAGATTGGATAGTCCTACAGGAAGATTAATTGGAACCCTTAATCTACAAGGTACAGGCGGATGGGAAGTTTTTGAAGAACAGAGTACCATAGTGTCAGGTGTAAGAGGATTACATGATGTTTATATAGTATTTGAAGGTGGAATTGGTGCAGGTAACTTTGATTGGTTTGAATTCAGTAATCCTATATCATCTACATTACCTGTTGACCTAGAATTACTGGATATAGGTATACCATTAATAACAGGTTCTGCTTCATATGATAATCAAGAATTATCAGTAACAGGTGCAGGCTCTGATATATGGGGAAGCTCAGACCAATTTGCATATGTTAATAAACTGGTTAAAGGGAATTCAGAGATTATTGCTCGTGTTACGTCTTTAGTAGATACCGATGAATGGGCAAAAGCAGGATTGATGTTTAGAGAATCTGGAGATTCAGATAGTAATTTCGTTGATTTGATAGTAACACCATCTAATGGTTTGGAGTTACAGTGGAGAACTAACAAAGGCGGTAATTGTAATAACATTAATTTAGGTAGCTATACTTTTCCGGTATATCTGAAGCTAATAAAATCCGGCAATACTTTTTCAGCCTATAAGTCAGTAGATGGTATCAATTGGAGTTCATCCCTTGGTAGCTGTAGTGTAGATATGAATAGTACAGTAAAAGCAGGTATATGTGTATCATCCCATAATCCATATCAAGGTACTACGGCTAAGGTTGATAATATTGACATAACTTCTCAAGAAATACCAACCTTATTAGATATCCAAGCAGAAGGTTATAATTCTATGAATGGAGTTGAATTATCTAATGAAGGAACATCTGTAGGATGGTGTGATACAGGAGATTGGTTATGTTATGAAAATATAGATTTAGGAGGTGGTTTTTCAGCATTTACAACAAGGGCAGCTGTAGACAATTCTTATGCTGGGAGAAAGGTGGAGATTAGACTTGATGGCATTACTGGAACAATAATTGGTACTCTAACAATGAAGGCAACTGGTGGTTGGGATATGTTTCAAGAGCAAAGTACTGATATAAGTGATGGTAGTGGAATACATGATGTTTATATTGTGTTCAAAGATGGTGATGGCGCAGGTAACTTTGATTGGTTTAGATTCCAATAA